From one Elusimicrobia bacterium HGW-Elusimicrobia-1 genomic stretch:
- a CDS encoding cation:proton antiporter (subunit C of antiporter complex involved in resistance to high concentrations of Na+, K+, Li+ and/or alkali): MINYILVFILFGIGLYGVLIKKNIVKKIIGLAIFTYAVNLFFVLIGYKTGATAPIFSAGEAANFVDPLPQAIVLTAIVIDLGVLAMAAAIALRIYEKHGTFDITEIKNLKG; the protein is encoded by the coding sequence ATGATAAACTACATACTCGTTTTCATTCTTTTCGGCATAGGGCTTTACGGAGTCCTGATAAAAAAGAATATCGTAAAAAAAATCATAGGCCTGGCGATATTTACGTACGCGGTCAATCTGTTTTTTGTATTGATAGGATATAAAACCGGCGCCACGGCTCCGATTTTTTCCGCCGGAGAAGCGGCGAACTTTGTGGACCCGCTTCCGCAGGCCATTGTGCTTACGGCCATTGTCATTGATCTGGGAGTTTTGGCGATGGCCGCCGCGATTGCATTAAGAATTTACGAAAAGCACGGAACTTTCGACATTACCGAAATAAAAAACCTCAAAGGATAG
- a CDS encoding NADH:ubiquinone oxidoreductase has protein sequence MTQNKDCLRTVVPIGPYHPLQEEPEFFRLHVEGEIVKQLDIEIGYNHRGIEKLSESKTFDQAVFLVERICGICSTSHPFAFVNTVEDAMGLDVPTRAKLIRTVIGELERIHSHLLWLGLAGHFLGYNTVWMWSWKHRETVCDILEMISGNRQHYAMFKVGGVRRDIPPAKIDEFISALKGLVPVLDMFKGAVMDDPTIHLRTKGVGILTKEDIINYSAVGPTARASGVDIDVRRDDPYAAYGMVDFKVIVCQNGDIFDKLVVRVLEMYESVKIINQCLERLKTEAGPVETEVKNVPPGEGIGRHEAPRGEVFHYIRSDGTNRPVRHKIRAPSFMNVPTNEKSALQQTISDAALCLAAVDPCYCCTERVSVVRGGTKIFNGDDLVKLSQEKTFRILEENGSR, from the coding sequence ATGACTCAAAATAAAGATTGCCTCAGAACCGTAGTTCCCATAGGCCCCTATCATCCTCTGCAAGAGGAGCCGGAGTTTTTCCGTCTGCACGTCGAGGGCGAAATAGTCAAGCAGCTCGACATCGAGATAGGTTACAACCATCGCGGGATAGAAAAACTCTCCGAGTCCAAAACCTTCGACCAGGCGGTGTTTCTGGTCGAGAGAATCTGCGGGATATGTTCCACGAGCCATCCGTTCGCTTTTGTAAATACCGTCGAAGACGCGATGGGTCTCGACGTCCCGACGAGAGCCAAACTTATCCGCACCGTCATAGGGGAACTCGAAAGAATTCACTCGCACCTTCTGTGGCTGGGCCTGGCCGGACATTTTCTGGGATACAACACCGTGTGGATGTGGTCGTGGAAACACCGCGAGACCGTCTGCGATATTCTTGAGATGATATCGGGAAACCGTCAGCATTACGCTATGTTTAAAGTAGGCGGCGTAAGGCGCGACATCCCGCCGGCCAAAATAGACGAGTTTATTAGCGCGCTCAAAGGCCTTGTGCCCGTGCTGGATATGTTCAAGGGCGCGGTTATGGACGACCCCACGATTCACCTTCGCACCAAAGGCGTGGGAATTCTTACGAAAGAGGACATCATAAATTATTCCGCCGTCGGACCGACTGCCCGCGCTTCCGGCGTCGACATCGACGTGCGCCGCGACGACCCCTACGCGGCTTACGGGATGGTGGACTTTAAGGTTATCGTATGCCAAAACGGCGATATATTCGACAAACTCGTCGTCAGAGTTCTTGAGATGTACGAGTCGGTCAAAATAATAAATCAATGTCTCGAACGCCTCAAAACCGAAGCCGGACCTGTCGAGACGGAAGTTAAAAACGTTCCTCCGGGCGAAGGCATAGGCCGTCACGAGGCGCCGCGCGGCGAGGTATTCCATTACATCCGCTCCGACGGCACGAACCGTCCCGTGAGGCACAAGATACGCGCTCCGAGTTTTATGAACGTGCCCACGAACGAAAAATCCGCGCTCCAGCAGACGATTTCAGACGCCGCGCTGTGTCTTGCGGCCGTAGACCCTTGCTATTGCTGCACCGAGCGCGTGTCGGTCGTCCGCGGCGGCACGAAAATTTTCAACGGCGACGACCTCGTAAAGTTGTCGCAGGAAAAGACATTCAGGATTCTTGAAGAAAACGGCTCACGATGA
- a CDS encoding NADH:ubiquinone oxidoreductase, producing the protein MKPQHLTKSLFVFHAATSPCNNCDIEILDCLTPRFDLERFGIQLVGSPRHADVLLVTGVPNRKTAPRIKKLYDAAAKPCFVVAVGTCACGLGMFHDSYNVVGPLDGIIPVDAYIPGCPPKPEAMIAGVAKLIAALEGKK; encoded by the coding sequence ATGAAACCGCAGCACCTTACCAAATCACTTTTTGTTTTTCACGCGGCTACAAGCCCGTGCAATAACTGCGACATCGAGATACTCGACTGCCTCACGCCGCGTTTTGACCTGGAGCGGTTCGGCATTCAGCTCGTGGGCAGTCCGCGCCACGCCGACGTTCTTCTGGTTACGGGCGTTCCCAACAGAAAGACCGCGCCGCGGATAAAAAAACTTTACGACGCCGCGGCCAAGCCGTGTTTCGTGGTGGCGGTGGGAACTTGCGCCTGCGGACTGGGGATGTTCCACGATTCTTATAATGTAGTGGGCCCGCTCGACGGAATAATCCCCGTGGACGCTTACATCCCCGGCTGTCCGCCCAAGCCGGAAGCGATGATCGCGGGCGTCGCCAAACTGATAGCCGCTTTGGAAGGAAAAAAATGA
- a CDS encoding peroxiredoxin family protein — MINGNIFLLWLAIPFAGAILAAALPRSLKSAAAFVSLAAALAMGVRLFSTESFVVSSSIASRLGASAVFAVDGFAFFMALTVLTVSLLIALYSHGYMAGADDLGEFYFLFLVFVGSMMGLVFSDHLVALYVFWELTAVCSWRLIGIRRQEKHLVAANQAFMITSVGAVAMLAGIALIYAATGTFSLAALRDYRVGTAASLLIIAGIFSKSAQLPLHLWLPDAGVAPTPVTALLHAAVLVKIGAYAFWRFFNASMTLDPAVASFVSIASVVTAIVAAAAAAKENDIKRILAYSTMSQLAYIIFAFSLNTVTAVAAGFIYIMAHSFAKAGLFLAAGVVEHTLGVKDIRRLGGLKKTMPYTDASFIICALSVAGIPPTVGFFAKYAVISAALDSHRFYSAVFLLAAAVMTMYYIFRFYRQVFTGEAGEAATSAREGSASMVFVVAVFGVISLALGLLIKFPTGILSRIL; from the coding sequence ATGATAAACGGTAATATTTTCCTACTCTGGCTGGCGATTCCTTTTGCCGGCGCGATACTTGCGGCCGCGCTTCCGCGCTCGCTGAAGAGCGCCGCCGCCTTCGTTTCGCTCGCCGCCGCTTTGGCGATGGGTGTGCGGCTGTTTTCCACGGAAAGTTTTGTCGTATCTTCCTCGATTGCTTCCCGTCTCGGCGCCTCTGCGGTTTTTGCCGTCGACGGCTTCGCGTTTTTTATGGCGCTGACGGTATTAACGGTGAGTTTGCTCATCGCCTTGTATTCGCACGGATATATGGCCGGCGCCGACGACCTCGGCGAGTTCTACTTCTTATTTCTGGTTTTTGTGGGTTCTATGATGGGGCTCGTATTTTCCGACCATCTGGTTGCGCTCTACGTTTTCTGGGAGTTGACCGCCGTGTGTTCCTGGCGGCTCATAGGCATACGCAGACAGGAAAAGCACCTTGTCGCGGCCAATCAGGCGTTTATGATAACCTCCGTCGGAGCCGTGGCTATGCTTGCGGGTATAGCGCTGATATACGCGGCAACCGGAACGTTTTCTCTGGCGGCTCTGAGGGATTACCGCGTAGGCACGGCGGCTTCCCTTTTGATAATAGCGGGTATTTTTTCCAAATCGGCGCAGCTGCCTCTGCACTTGTGGCTTCCCGACGCGGGCGTCGCGCCGACTCCGGTTACCGCGCTGCTCCACGCGGCCGTGCTGGTTAAGATAGGCGCCTACGCATTCTGGAGATTTTTCAACGCCTCTATGACTCTTGATCCCGCCGTGGCGTCTTTCGTCTCGATTGCATCGGTGGTCACGGCCATCGTAGCGGCCGCCGCCGCCGCCAAAGAGAATGACATAAAAAGAATACTGGCATATTCCACTATGTCGCAGCTTGCCTACATTATCTTTGCTTTTTCGCTTAACACGGTAACCGCCGTCGCCGCGGGTTTCATATATATAATGGCTCATTCCTTTGCCAAGGCGGGACTGTTTCTTGCCGCCGGCGTCGTCGAGCACACTCTCGGCGTCAAGGACATAAGACGTCTGGGGGGATTGAAGAAAACAATGCCTTACACGGACGCGTCTTTCATAATTTGCGCTCTATCGGTGGCGGGCATTCCTCCTACGGTCGGATTCTTTGCCAAGTATGCCGTGATATCCGCCGCGCTTGATTCCCACAGATTTTATTCGGCGGTATTTCTTCTTGCCGCCGCCGTAATGACGATGTATTACATATTCAGGTTCTACAGACAGGTATTCACCGGCGAGGCCGGCGAAGCCGCAACGAGCGCCCGCGAAGGTTCCGCCTCGATGGTTTTTGTCGTGGCGGTTTTCGGCGTAATATCGCTGGCGCTCGGATTGCTGATTAAGTTTCCGACCGGAATACTCTCAAGGATATTATGA